In Bacillus toyonensis BCT-7112, a single window of DNA contains:
- a CDS encoding DUF4362 domain-containing protein has product MTIGKRSGFICLLLFSLVACSQPNITIDKKNDVIVKEAVTSNLDKFEKFVLNVEQGEVDKIRIVHYTHEGDPVFQTLEYSGTDIIHMLDNRQDRFAGNHTDIDEDSCKRIVKEQRELQTAYRLIDCVNENGRNGYDLLYVPKK; this is encoded by the coding sequence ATGACAATAGGAAAAAGAAGTGGTTTTATATGCCTACTTCTCTTTAGTTTAGTAGCATGCTCACAACCTAACATTACAATTGATAAGAAGAATGATGTCATTGTAAAGGAAGCAGTAACTTCTAATCTAGATAAATTTGAAAAGTTCGTTTTGAATGTGGAACAAGGGGAAGTTGATAAAATAAGAATTGTACATTATACACATGAAGGTGATCCGGTTTTTCAAACGTTAGAGTATAGTGGAACAGATATAATTCATATGTTAGATAATAGGCAAGATCGATTTGCTGGTAATCATACAGATATAGATGAAGATAGTTGTAAAAGGATTGTTAAAGAGCAGCGTGAATTACAAACGGCTTATAGGTTAATAGACTGTGTGAATGAAAATGGGCGCAATGGATATGATTTATTATATGTACCTAAAAAATAG
- a CDS encoding MerR family transcriptional regulator yields the protein MAVISIQELTRETGVTVRTLRYYDQIDLLKPSGKTEGGHRLYSEADVIRLQQILFLKEMGFSLKESANMLVKGELNLKDSLEKQLRFVQEEQKKFNRMERVLQAVVYSVDVEGELDWKVMFELIQLSKQSSRIREIFQNEVFSKEEQKLLHNLPNMSEEDPNVLEWVDLLKQLRTFMKDGKETASDEVQGAMKRLMQKCLEMANGDEAFLDKLWEVRKSKEDSQKMSMYPIEEEFLLYMDEAFRIYDEKEKDK from the coding sequence ATGGCAGTGATTTCAATACAAGAATTGACGAGAGAGACAGGGGTAACAGTACGTACATTACGTTATTATGATCAAATAGATTTATTAAAGCCGAGCGGGAAAACAGAAGGCGGGCATCGTTTATATAGTGAAGCTGACGTAATACGTCTCCAACAAATTTTATTTTTAAAAGAAATGGGATTTTCACTAAAAGAGTCTGCGAATATGTTAGTAAAAGGTGAGCTTAACTTAAAGGATTCGCTTGAAAAACAACTTCGGTTTGTACAGGAAGAACAAAAGAAATTCAATCGAATGGAGCGCGTTTTACAAGCAGTTGTTTATTCGGTGGATGTGGAGGGAGAGCTCGATTGGAAAGTTATGTTTGAACTGATCCAGCTTTCGAAACAGTCTTCTCGTATACGTGAAATATTTCAAAATGAAGTATTTTCAAAGGAAGAACAAAAGTTGCTTCATAATTTGCCAAATATGAGTGAGGAAGATCCCAATGTGTTAGAGTGGGTAGATTTATTAAAGCAATTACGCACTTTTATGAAAGACGGTAAAGAAACTGCAAGTGATGAGGTGCAAGGGGCAATGAAGAGATTAATGCAGAAGTGTTTAGAAATGGCCAATGGTGATGAAGCGTTTTTAGATAAGTTATGGGAAGTTAGAAAATCGAAGGAAGATTCACAGAAAATGAGCATGTATCCAATCGAAGAAGAATTTTTATTATATATGGATGAAGCTTTTCGTATATATGATGAAAAGGAGAAGGATAAATGA
- a CDS encoding helix-turn-helix transcriptional regulator codes for MGVKNKIKELRKQNHITQVEMAKVMQVTRQTIVAIENHHYNPSLELSLKIAKYFGMKVEEIFTLE; via the coding sequence ATGGGTGTGAAAAATAAAATTAAAGAATTAAGAAAGCAAAATCATATAACACAAGTTGAAATGGCAAAGGTGATGCAGGTGACGCGTCAGACGATTGTAGCGATTGAAAATCACCATTACAATCCGAGTCTAGAGTTATCCCTAAAAATCGCCAAATATTTTGGGATGAAGGTGGAGGAAATCTTTACGCTGGAGTAA
- a CDS encoding YeiH family protein encodes MEQTLVIQKKKGFGFSQGIGITLLIAIAAKYLAELPFLNIMGQLVIAILIGMIWRAAIGVPPEAIAGTNFASKKLLRFGIILLGMRLNLGDIAKAGPKVLVIAAVVITFTIFVVYGLTKVFKVEKKLGILTACGTAICGAAAVVAIAPQVKAKDDETAVGAAIIAILGTIFTLIYTLLYPVLGLSPYGYGVFSGATLHEIAHVIAAAAPGGSTAVDIAVIVKLTRVAMLVPVAILIGLWFGKSEGSEEKKSWKELPIPWFIFGFLAMSAVHSLGIIPEVVAGYIVIIAYMLIAMAMAGLGLNVEFKTFRKLGSKAFVAGLIGSVCLSILGYVLVWVLGFM; translated from the coding sequence GTGGAACAAACACTTGTTATACAAAAGAAAAAGGGCTTTGGATTTTCGCAAGGTATTGGGATTACATTATTAATCGCCATTGCTGCGAAATATTTAGCGGAGCTTCCATTTTTAAATATTATGGGACAATTAGTAATTGCTATTCTAATTGGGATGATTTGGCGCGCAGCGATTGGAGTCCCTCCAGAAGCGATAGCGGGAACGAACTTTGCGAGTAAGAAGTTGCTTCGCTTTGGGATTATCTTACTTGGAATGCGATTAAATCTGGGTGATATTGCGAAGGCTGGGCCGAAAGTATTGGTCATCGCAGCGGTAGTTATTACATTCACCATTTTCGTTGTATATGGATTGACAAAAGTATTTAAAGTAGAAAAGAAACTTGGGATTTTAACGGCGTGTGGAACGGCGATTTGTGGTGCGGCAGCGGTCGTGGCAATTGCACCACAAGTGAAAGCGAAGGACGATGAAACGGCGGTTGGTGCCGCAATTATTGCTATTTTAGGTACGATATTTACGCTTATTTATACATTATTATATCCAGTGCTTGGCTTATCTCCGTACGGTTACGGTGTATTCTCGGGAGCGACGCTGCATGAAATTGCTCACGTAATTGCGGCTGCGGCACCAGGCGGTAGCACGGCTGTCGACATCGCAGTTATCGTGAAATTAACGCGCGTTGCGATGCTTGTACCAGTAGCGATTTTAATTGGGTTATGGTTTGGTAAGAGCGAGGGAAGCGAAGAAAAGAAATCGTGGAAGGAGCTTCCGATTCCTTGGTTTATATTCGGATTTTTAGCGATGAGTGCGGTACATTCACTCGGGATTATCCCCGAAGTTGTTGCCGGCTATATTGTAATAATTGCGTACATGCTTATCGCAATGGCGATGGCAGGTCTCGGTTTAAATGTAGAGTTTAAAACGTTCCGTAAGTTAGGAAGCAAAGCATTTGTAGCAGGGCTGATCGGCTCGGTTTGTCTTTCTATTCTTGGATATGTTCTTGTATGGGTATTAGGATTTATGTAG
- a CDS encoding LysR family transcriptional regulator, whose amino-acid sequence MNVDILKIFVTVVEQKHFSRAAELLNLSQPGVSMHIRNLENEFGTTLIQRSPKHVQVTEAGNILYIHAKQMLSLYDDAKQEINELHNVVTGTLRIGASFTIGEYLLPKILANYANENPHVEVHTLISNTEEVLQSLRSNQIDIGLVEGQVVYADVDVEAFMQDEMKLVVPPNHPLLHIKDINEATLQDQVWVLRESGSGTRAYSDRFIHQHHLKMKRFFTFSSIQSVKEAVAAGLGIAILSNWTVRKELLTQELFHVEVPTEKLIRPFSIVRGKYFIPSKAIQVFLNHVDSFAKKQSLPSH is encoded by the coding sequence ATGAACGTCGACATTTTGAAAATCTTTGTGACTGTCGTTGAACAGAAACATTTCTCTCGTGCAGCAGAACTTTTAAACCTTTCACAACCCGGTGTAAGCATGCACATTCGCAACCTGGAAAATGAATTTGGAACTACACTCATTCAGCGCTCCCCAAAGCATGTACAAGTTACGGAAGCTGGAAACATATTATACATACATGCAAAGCAAATGCTCTCTCTTTATGATGATGCAAAACAGGAAATTAACGAATTACATAACGTTGTAACAGGAACACTTCGCATCGGCGCTAGTTTTACAATTGGCGAATACTTACTTCCCAAAATACTCGCTAACTATGCCAATGAAAATCCGCACGTTGAAGTTCATACCCTTATCTCTAATACAGAAGAAGTTTTGCAAAGCCTTCGCTCTAATCAAATTGATATCGGCTTAGTAGAGGGGCAAGTCGTATATGCTGACGTAGACGTTGAAGCGTTTATGCAAGATGAAATGAAGCTCGTCGTCCCTCCAAATCACCCATTACTTCACATCAAGGATATAAACGAAGCTACTCTCCAAGACCAAGTATGGGTATTAAGAGAAAGTGGCTCTGGGACACGTGCCTATAGCGATCGTTTTATTCATCAACATCATTTAAAAATGAAACGATTCTTTACATTTAGTAGCATTCAAAGTGTAAAGGAAGCCGTCGCTGCCGGGCTTGGCATCGCTATACTTTCTAATTGGACCGTGCGGAAAGAACTACTAACCCAAGAACTATTCCACGTCGAAGTTCCAACTGAAAAACTAATTCGTCCATTCTCCATCGTGCGTGGCAAATATTTCATTCCATCTAAAGCCATTCAAGTGTTTTTAAATCATGTAGATTCTTTTGCGAAAAAACAGAGTTTACCTTCACATTAG
- a CDS encoding MerR family transcriptional regulator, whose amino-acid sequence MRIGELSKETGVSERALRHYEEKGLLPSNRLTNGYRDFDKSAIEKVELIQMYLQLGLNLEETARMLRCLEIEPHLYENPCSSILALYEDKLNEVTRQISLLSNIQTNLQKHVSLLKQEKEKG is encoded by the coding sequence GTGCGAATTGGAGAGTTATCAAAAGAAACTGGCGTTAGCGAAAGAGCACTAAGACATTATGAAGAAAAGGGATTGCTCCCTTCAAATCGCCTCACAAACGGCTATCGTGATTTCGATAAAAGTGCCATTGAAAAAGTAGAGCTTATCCAAATGTACTTACAGCTCGGCTTAAATTTAGAAGAAACTGCAAGAATGCTGCGCTGCCTCGAAATCGAACCACATCTATACGAAAATCCATGCAGCAGTATCCTTGCACTTTACGAAGATAAGCTCAATGAAGTAACAAGGCAAATCTCATTACTTTCTAACATTCAAACGAATTTACAAAAACACGTTTCACTCCTAAAACAAGAAAAAGAAAAGGGATGA
- a CDS encoding flavodoxin family protein has translation MFVIHGSSRQNGNTEALTYMMIDGMKAEQIYLRDHTIYPITDQRHDAEGFQPVNDDYEQLTKRMLEHDTIIFATPLYWYGMSGHMKNFVDRWSQSLRDTSLHFKEKMKGKKMYVVIVGGDNPKRKALPLIAQFQYIFDFVGSSFEGYIIGDANGLDEIKNDAEAITKAQLYNSKFKNS, from the coding sequence ATGTTTGTTATACACGGCAGTTCAAGACAAAATGGGAATACGGAAGCCTTAACATATATGATGATTGATGGAATGAAAGCAGAACAAATTTATTTACGTGACCATACCATTTATCCTATTACAGACCAACGCCATGATGCTGAAGGATTTCAACCTGTAAATGATGACTACGAGCAATTAACCAAACGCATGCTAGAGCACGACACGATTATCTTTGCTACACCACTATACTGGTACGGAATGAGCGGCCATATGAAAAACTTCGTTGATCGCTGGTCACAAAGCTTACGTGATACCTCTCTTCATTTCAAAGAGAAAATGAAAGGTAAAAAAATGTACGTCGTCATCGTTGGCGGAGACAATCCGAAACGGAAAGCATTGCCACTTATTGCTCAATTCCAGTATATCTTTGATTTTGTTGGTTCATCATTTGAAGGGTATATTATCGGGGATGCGAATGGATTGGATGAAATCAAAAATGATGCTGAAGCAATTACAAAGGCACAACTGTATAATAGCAAATTTAAAAATAGCTAA
- the abc-f gene encoding ribosomal protection-like ABC-F family protein, with product MTILFARNIEKSFGDRTIFTLPSLEIHAHDRIGIVGVNGAGKSTLLQILSKEIEADKGTVTHHSSIAIIPQLSDTILETASSLAKGKWSISNVANSMSGGERMRLKIAHALEQDAGILFADEPTSHLDMAGTEQLEKALLSYKGALVLISHDRDFLDNICTKIIEIEDGMIQEYKGNYSNYRKQKERERIQKQAEYEQYIQEKNRLEQSISQKKQRASSMTKIPTRFSSSESKLYKLSGAHGQEQVSKAAKALETRLEKLEKKEKPKDLSQAQFDVQYHTPIHSKVAVQFNKATKKIGDRTLFKNMNGTIAPGAKLAILGANGSGKTTLFNMLLTNERGIQLSKSCKIGYFEQALSILKTDKTILENVLEETNYTEAFVRTILARLLFRREDVHKPVHVLSGGERMKVALAKVFLGNYNMLLLDEPTNYLDLTTQEELENMLQEYPGTILFISHDRAFIRSVADHILQVDESEPRIFYGNYEQYIKRTTQASVNVTEQELLRLQTKLTEVISRISIPNHQDDITFLEQEYEKLLVQIQRCKEAL from the coding sequence ATGACTATTTTATTCGCACGTAATATTGAAAAGAGCTTTGGTGACCGTACCATATTTACGTTACCATCACTAGAAATTCACGCACACGATCGCATAGGAATCGTTGGAGTCAACGGAGCTGGAAAATCTACGTTATTGCAAATATTAAGTAAAGAAATAGAAGCTGACAAAGGGACAGTAACTCATCATAGTTCTATCGCCATCATTCCACAGCTTAGCGATACAATACTGGAAACCGCTTCTTCTCTTGCAAAAGGAAAATGGAGTATTTCAAACGTCGCAAATTCAATGAGCGGCGGCGAACGAATGCGCCTAAAGATTGCCCATGCTCTCGAACAAGATGCAGGCATTTTATTCGCTGATGAACCAACGAGCCACTTAGATATGGCCGGTACAGAGCAATTAGAAAAAGCACTTTTATCTTATAAAGGGGCACTTGTTTTAATATCGCACGATCGTGATTTTTTAGATAATATATGCACAAAAATCATTGAAATTGAAGACGGCATGATTCAAGAGTATAAAGGAAACTATTCCAACTATCGAAAGCAAAAAGAACGTGAACGAATACAAAAGCAAGCAGAGTATGAGCAATATATACAAGAAAAAAATCGTTTAGAGCAATCAATTTCACAAAAAAAGCAACGTGCTTCTAGCATGACAAAAATCCCAACTCGGTTCAGTTCATCTGAATCTAAACTTTATAAGTTAAGCGGGGCTCATGGGCAAGAACAGGTTAGCAAAGCAGCCAAAGCATTAGAAACACGTCTCGAAAAACTAGAAAAGAAAGAAAAGCCAAAAGATCTTTCTCAGGCTCAGTTTGACGTGCAATACCATACACCCATTCATAGTAAAGTGGCAGTACAGTTCAATAAAGCAACAAAGAAAATAGGCGACCGCACACTATTTAAAAATATGAATGGAACTATTGCCCCTGGTGCAAAATTAGCTATTTTAGGAGCAAACGGAAGTGGCAAAACAACTTTGTTCAATATGCTTCTCACAAACGAGCGTGGCATTCAGCTTTCAAAAAGTTGTAAAATTGGATACTTTGAACAAGCACTATCCATTTTAAAAACAGATAAAACCATTTTAGAGAACGTTCTAGAAGAAACCAACTATACAGAAGCATTCGTTCGCACAATACTTGCCCGGCTTCTATTCCGTCGTGAAGATGTTCATAAACCTGTGCACGTTCTAAGCGGGGGTGAACGAATGAAGGTTGCACTCGCAAAAGTATTTTTAGGAAACTATAATATGCTCCTGCTCGATGAACCGACGAACTATTTAGATTTAACAACACAGGAAGAATTAGAAAACATGTTACAAGAGTATCCTGGCACTATACTCTTCATTAGCCATGACCGTGCCTTTATTCGTTCTGTTGCAGACCATATTCTACAAGTAGATGAGAGCGAACCAAGAATATTCTATGGCAATTACGAGCAATACATTAAAAGAACCACTCAAGCTTCCGTAAACGTTACTGAACAAGAATTATTGCGATTACAAACGAAATTAACAGAAGTCATCAGCCGGATTTCTATACCCAATCATCAGGATGACATCACATTTCTTGAACAAGAATATGAAAAATTATTAGTTCAAATTCAGCGGTGTAAAGAAGCGCTCTAA
- a CDS encoding heavy metal-binding domain-containing protein, which produces MIVTTTSTIQGKEIIEYIDIVNGEAIMGANIVRDLFASVRDVVGGRAGAYESKLKEARDIAMEEMKTFARQKNANAIVGIDVDYEVVREGMLMVAVSGTAVRI; this is translated from the coding sequence ATGATTGTAACAACAACATCTACAATTCAAGGGAAAGAAATTATTGAGTATATTGATATCGTGAATGGAGAAGCGATTATGGGTGCGAATATTGTTCGTGACCTTTTCGCATCTGTCCGTGACGTTGTCGGCGGCCGTGCAGGAGCTTATGAAAGTAAATTAAAAGAAGCGCGCGACATCGCAATGGAAGAGATGAAAACATTCGCAAGGCAAAAAAATGCGAATGCCATCGTTGGTATTGACGTGGATTACGAAGTAGTTCGCGAAGGAATGCTAATGGTTGCGGTGAGTGGGACTGCTGTCCGTATATAA
- a CDS encoding ABC transporter ATP-binding protein, with product MLRKFFSYYKPYKGLFILDFSCAVIAGLLELGFPLIVNQFIDKLLPGQNWTLILWACFGLLAVYMLNAGLQYVVTYWGHMLGVNIETDMRQKLFDHIQKLSFRFFDNNKTGHLISRLTNDLMEIGEIAHHGPEDLFIAVMTLVGAFSFMMMINWKLALLTFFVIPFLLWLALYFNKKMTGTFRRLFSDVADFNACIENNVGGIRVVQAFGNEKFEKDQFAVNNARFRTTKLMAYKIMALNSSISYMLMRLVTLFVLICGTWFVLQGELTYGGFIGFVLLTNIFFRPIEKINAVIESYPKGIAGFKRYVELLETEPDIVDSKDAIEVKHVHGDIHYNNITFGYENKEPILNDISLKIQAGETVAFVGPSGAGKTTLCSLLPRFYEQESGSIQIDGIDTKEMTLSSLRKQIGIVQQDVFLFSGTIRENIAYGNLQASEAAIWQAVKRAQLEDLIYSQPDGLDTVIGERGVKLSGGQKQRLAIARMFLKNPPILILDEATSALDTETELAIQKSLAELAVGRTTLVIAHRLATIKNADRIVVVNKDGIAEQGSHEELIERGGGYSRLYEAQFSS from the coding sequence ATGCTACGTAAATTTTTTTCTTACTATAAACCGTATAAAGGTTTATTTATACTCGATTTTTCTTGCGCTGTTATCGCAGGATTACTGGAACTTGGTTTCCCGCTTATCGTAAATCAATTTATTGATAAGTTATTACCAGGACAAAACTGGACGCTTATTTTATGGGCTTGTTTTGGTTTACTTGCAGTTTATATGTTAAATGCAGGTTTACAATATGTTGTTACCTACTGGGGGCATATGCTAGGAGTTAATATTGAAACAGATATGAGGCAGAAATTATTTGATCATATTCAAAAGCTATCATTCAGATTTTTTGATAATAATAAAACAGGTCATCTAATTTCACGTCTTACGAACGATTTAATGGAAATTGGGGAAATTGCTCACCACGGGCCAGAAGATTTATTCATCGCCGTAATGACTTTAGTTGGGGCATTTTCATTTATGATGATGATTAACTGGAAGTTAGCACTTCTAACATTCTTTGTAATTCCATTCCTATTATGGTTGGCGCTTTACTTCAATAAAAAAATGACGGGTACGTTTAGACGTTTATTCTCAGATGTTGCTGATTTTAATGCATGTATCGAAAATAACGTCGGTGGTATTCGCGTTGTACAAGCATTCGGAAATGAAAAGTTTGAGAAAGACCAATTCGCTGTGAACAACGCTCGTTTCCGTACAACGAAATTAATGGCGTATAAAATTATGGCGCTAAACTCATCCATTAGTTATATGCTCATGCGTCTCGTAACGCTGTTCGTATTAATATGTGGCACATGGTTTGTTCTGCAAGGTGAGTTAACGTATGGTGGATTTATCGGATTCGTCTTATTAACGAATATTTTCTTCCGACCAATTGAGAAAATTAATGCAGTTATTGAAAGTTATCCGAAAGGAATCGCAGGTTTTAAAAGGTATGTAGAACTTCTTGAAACAGAGCCTGATATTGTGGATTCTAAAGATGCGATAGAAGTAAAGCATGTACACGGTGATATTCACTATAACAACATTACGTTCGGATATGAAAATAAAGAACCGATTTTAAATGATATTAGCTTGAAAATACAAGCAGGTGAAACAGTTGCGTTCGTTGGGCCATCAGGGGCAGGGAAAACAACGTTATGTAGTTTATTACCACGCTTTTATGAGCAGGAATCTGGGTCAATCCAAATTGATGGCATTGATACGAAAGAGATGACTTTATCGTCACTTCGTAAACAAATTGGAATTGTACAGCAAGATGTATTCTTATTCTCAGGAACGATTCGCGAAAATATCGCTTATGGAAATTTACAGGCTTCAGAGGCTGCAATTTGGCAGGCGGTAAAACGTGCCCAGTTGGAGGATTTAATTTACTCGCAACCAGACGGTTTAGATACAGTTATCGGTGAGCGTGGTGTGAAACTTTCCGGGGGACAGAAGCAGCGTCTAGCAATTGCTCGTATGTTCTTGAAAAACCCGCCAATTTTAATATTAGATGAAGCGACTTCTGCATTAGATACAGAGACGGAACTTGCTATTCAAAAATCACTTGCAGAACTAGCTGTCGGTCGTACAACATTAGTTATTGCTCACAGGCTTGCAACTATTAAAAATGCGGATCGTATCGTCGTTGTAAATAAAGATGGTATTGCAGAACAAGGTTCGCATGAGGAATTAATTGAGCGAGGCGGAGGGTATAGCCGATTATACGAAGCGCAGTTTAGTTCGTAA
- a CDS encoding PDZ domain-containing protein, whose protein sequence is MEAWIFEIMRAVGRFFLHPAVYVFLISSIFVGYLRILRERKDFSFKVYDIWFELRTSLFAGLGYGLIVSIITIGLGLVVSKASLWAILFWTLLFGLTAMYRYLSAAYTFSIAIVCVLLSSKLPVSFLQLGEGEEGTIVSLAILLGIMLVVEGLLISKNAVRYSTPRIRKGKRGLKIGLHESKRLWIVPIFILVPGDAVTQFISWWPVVSIGANTYSLFLVPFLIGFMRKIRSYEPTEALLFTGRRVYGLAGLVLVLGVASYWWHVLAIIAMGVAMLGRFTISMQEKIVDETRPAYFAARNDGLVVLDTIPNTIGAELNLLPGEIITKVNGVVPRSAEEFYDALQTKTTGAFCKLEVVDTNGELRLAQTALYAGGHHELGVVFVQQEHEWDSEAM, encoded by the coding sequence GTGGAGGCATGGATTTTTGAAATAATGCGGGCAGTTGGACGTTTTTTCTTGCACCCTGCTGTCTATGTATTTTTAATAAGTAGTATCTTCGTTGGATATTTACGTATATTACGAGAACGAAAAGATTTTTCTTTTAAAGTTTATGATATTTGGTTTGAATTGCGAACATCTCTATTTGCAGGGCTTGGATATGGATTAATCGTATCTATTATTACGATTGGGCTTGGACTTGTTGTTTCCAAGGCGAGCTTATGGGCCATTTTATTTTGGACATTATTATTTGGATTAACTGCTATGTATCGATATTTATCGGCAGCTTATACGTTCAGTATCGCAATTGTATGTGTTTTATTATCTTCTAAGCTGCCAGTTTCCTTCTTACAGCTTGGAGAAGGTGAAGAGGGTACGATTGTATCTCTTGCTATTTTACTAGGCATCATGCTTGTTGTGGAGGGCTTATTGATTTCTAAAAACGCGGTGAGATATTCTACACCGAGGATTAGGAAGGGGAAACGTGGGCTCAAGATTGGTCTACACGAATCGAAGCGTTTATGGATCGTGCCAATTTTTATTCTTGTACCAGGTGATGCGGTAACCCAGTTTATTTCATGGTGGCCTGTCGTTTCAATAGGGGCAAATACATATTCTTTATTCCTCGTTCCATTTTTAATTGGATTTATGCGAAAGATTAGAAGTTATGAGCCGACGGAAGCTTTACTCTTTACAGGAAGACGTGTTTATGGATTAGCTGGTCTTGTACTTGTTTTAGGGGTCGCGAGTTATTGGTGGCACGTACTTGCTATTATTGCAATGGGAGTCGCAATGCTTGGACGTTTTACGATTTCGATGCAAGAAAAAATTGTAGATGAGACAAGACCAGCATATTTCGCTGCACGCAATGATGGACTTGTTGTGTTAGATACAATTCCAAATACAATTGGGGCCGAGCTGAATTTACTGCCTGGAGAAATAATTACGAAAGTAAATGGAGTCGTTCCAAGGAGTGCCGAAGAATTTTATGATGCACTTCAAACGAAAACAACAGGAGCTTTTTGTAAATTAGAAGTGGTAGATACAAATGGTGAGCTTCGTCTTGCTCAAACAGCATTATATGCTGGAGGACATCATGAGTTAGGCGTTGTATTTGTTCAGCAAGAGCACGAGTGGGATTCGGAAGCGATGTAA
- a CDS encoding S41 family peptidase yields the protein MPFATPPVCFGKGNSALKRRVAIIGMVVAFLIGAGGMFAGMSVFGVNPAEVTQTISSGNASTTQGNLAKINEAYGLIDSRYVEDVKDDKLVEGAIQGMLSTLKDPYSTYMDKETAKQFSESLDPELEGIGAEVNKTDGKLIIVSPIKGSPAEKIGIKPNDQILSVDGNSVKDLSREEAVLKIRGKKGTTVAIEIKRAGVTDPIVFKIKREKIPIFTVVSTVKQENGKDIGYMQITSFAENTAKEFKDQLKELEKKNIKGLVIDVRGNPGGYLNSVEDILGEIMTNKKPMLQVEQRNGEKKQISTELKERKPYPISVLIDKGSASASEILAGALKEGEGYDLIGETTFGKGTVQQAVPFKDGSNIKLTMFKWLTPDGNWIHKKGIKPTVEVKQPDYYHATPIQIEKTLSYNSNDVQVKHAQEMLKSLGYVPGREDGYFSKETESALKAFQNANEMEATGQLDKKTAEAIQTKIIEKIRSGENDLQLQAALKLIAK from the coding sequence ATGCCTTTTGCTACACCACCTGTGTGTTTTGGAAAGGGGAATTCCGCATTGAAACGTAGAGTTGCAATTATTGGAATGGTTGTTGCATTTTTAATTGGTGCTGGCGGAATGTTTGCAGGAATGTCTGTATTTGGGGTTAACCCAGCAGAAGTAACGCAAACAATTTCGAGTGGGAACGCTAGCACGACGCAAGGGAATTTGGCAAAAATTAATGAGGCATATGGACTAATTGATTCACGTTATGTGGAAGACGTGAAAGATGACAAGTTAGTTGAAGGTGCAATACAAGGCATGTTGTCTACGCTGAAGGACCCTTATTCCACGTATATGGATAAAGAAACAGCCAAACAGTTTAGTGAATCACTTGATCCTGAGTTAGAGGGGATTGGGGCTGAGGTGAACAAAACAGACGGTAAGCTTATTATCGTATCGCCAATTAAAGGTTCACCAGCAGAAAAGATTGGAATTAAGCCGAATGACCAAATTTTATCTGTAGATGGAAACAGTGTAAAAGACTTATCGCGTGAAGAAGCTGTATTAAAAATTCGTGGTAAAAAGGGAACGACTGTCGCGATTGAAATTAAACGTGCAGGAGTAACTGATCCGATTGTATTCAAAATTAAGCGTGAAAAAATCCCAATCTTCACGGTAGTTAGTACTGTGAAACAAGAGAATGGAAAAGATATCGGTTATATGCAAATTACTTCTTTTGCTGAAAATACAGCGAAAGAATTTAAGGATCAGTTAAAAGAGTTAGAGAAGAAAAACATAAAAGGTTTAGTTATTGACGTTCGTGGTAATCCTGGTGGCTATTTAAATAGTGTAGAAGATATACTAGGAGAAATTATGACGAACAAAAAGCCGATGCTACAAGTAGAGCAGCGAAATGGTGAGAAAAAGCAAATCTCTACAGAGCTGAAAGAGAGGAAGCCATATCCAATTTCAGTATTGATTGATAAAGGAAGTGCTTCTGCTTCGGAAATTTTAGCTGGCGCATTGAAAGAAGGAGAAGGTTACGATCTAATTGGTGAAACAACATTTGGTAAAGGAACTGTTCAGCAAGCCGTTCCGTTTAAAGATGGCAGTAACATTAAATTAACGATGTTCAAATGGTTAACTCCAGATGGAAACTGGATTCATAAAAAGGGAATCAAGCCAACTGTAGAAGTGAAACAACCAGATTACTACCATGCGACGCCAATTCAAATTGAAAAAACACTTTCATACAATTCAAATGATGTGCAAGTGAAGCATGCGCAAGAGATGCTGAAAAGCTTAGGTTATGTACCGGGGCGTGAAGATGGCTACTTTAGTAAAGAGACAGAATCAGCACTGAAAGCATTCCAAAATGCGAATGAGATGGAAGCGACAGGACAGCTTGATAAAAAGACAGCTGAGGCAATTCAAACTAAAATCATTGAAAAAATCCGTTCTGGAGAAAATGATCTACAATTACAGGCAGCATTAAAATTAATAGCGAAATAA